Proteins encoded within one genomic window of Cucumis sativus cultivar 9930 chromosome 3, Cucumber_9930_V3, whole genome shotgun sequence:
- the LOC101222934 gene encoding coatomer subunit delta, with protein MVVLAASIVSKSGKVLVSRQFVDMSRIRIEGLLAAFPKLVGTGKQHTYVETENVRYVYQPIEALYLLLVTNKQSNILEDLDTLRLLSKLVPEYSLSMDEEGICKTAFDLIFAFDEVISLGHKENVTVAQVKQYCEMESHEEKLHKLVLQSKINETKDVMKRKASEIDKSKIEKNRGDKGGFMSLQSMGSGKIDNGLGDLGISSGGGGGFGSSSGFGLGADVESFSSKPKGRPPSSATAPPKGLGMQLGKSQRTNQFLESLKAEGEVIVEDVQPSVGLSKSAAPPPTDPVTLSVEEKLNVSLKRDGGVSNFDLQGTMSLQILNQEDAHIQVQIETGGNPGILFKTHPNMNKELFSNENILGLKDPNRPFPTGQGSDAGVGLLKWRMQSTDESMVPLTINCWPSVSGNETYVSIEYEASSMFDLRNVVISVPLPALREAPSVRQIDGEWRYDSRNSVLEWSIVLIDNSNRSGSMEFVVPPADSSVFFPISVRFSATSTFSELKVVNILPLRGGAPPRYAQRTQLITENYQVV; from the exons ATG GTTGTTCTTGCCGCATCCATTGTTAGCAAGTCCGGGAAAG TTCTTGTTTCCAGACAGTTTGTTGACATGTCTAGAATCAGAATTGAGGGCCTTCTTGCTGCTTTCCCAAAGTTGGTTGGAACTGGAAAACAGCATACATATGTGGAGACAGAAAATGTTCGCTATGTTTACCAGCCAATAGAAGCTTTATACCTGCTTCTTGTAACAAATAAACAGAGCAACATCCTTGAAGATTTGGACACCTTAAGGCTCCTTTCTAAGCTT GTACCTGAATATTCACTTTCTATGGATGAAGAGGGAATCTGCAAAACAGCTTTCGATTTGATTTTTGCTTTCGATGAGGTTATTTCTCTTGGGCACAAGGAAAACGTGACTGTTGCCCAGGTTAAGCAATACTGTGAGATGGAAAGCCACGAAGAGAAGTTGCACAAGTTGGTATTGCAGAGCAAGATAAATGAAACTAAGGATGTCATGAAGCGAAAAGCAAGTGAGATTGACAAAAGCAAG ATTGAAAAGAATAGGGGTGACAAAGGAGGCTTTATGTCTTTACAGTCTATGGGATCaggaaaaattgataatggCCTCGGTGATCTGGGCATATCATCAGGTGGTGGAGGTGGTTTTGGTAGCAGTTCTGGTTTTGGATTGGGTGCTGATGTTGAGTCCTTTTCTAGCAAGCCTAAAG GCCGTCCACCTTCATCTGCTACTGCACCTCCTAAAGGCCTTGGCATGCAGCTTGGTAAATCCCAAAGGACAAATCAATTCTTGGAATCTTTGAAGGCAGAAGGTGAAGTAATAGTTGAAGATGTACAGCCAAGTGTTGGTTTATCTAAATCAGCTGCCCCACCCCCAACTGATCCTGTTACTCTATCTGTCGAGGAGAAACTCAATGTGTCCCTGAAACGAGATGGGGGAGTTAGTAACTTTGACCTTCAGGGAACAATGTCCCTTCAAATTCTTAACCAAGAAGATGCCCACATTCAAGTTCAG ATTGAGACTGGTGGGAATCCTGGCATCCTTTTCAAAACTCATCCTAACATGAATAAAGAGCTGTTTTCCAATGAAAATATTCTAGGCCTGAAAGACCCGAACCGGCCATTTCCTACTGGTCAAGGTAGTGATGCTGGTGTTGGTCTCTTAAAGTGGAGAATGCAAAGCACGGACGAATCAATGGTACCATTAACTA TCAACTGCTGGCCCTCTGTTTCTGGAAACGAAACATATGTCAGCATTGAGTACGAGGCTTCATCAATGTTTGACCTGCGAAATGTTGTCATCTCAGTGCCTCTTCCTGCTCTTCGTGAGGCACCTAGTGTAAGGCAGATTGATGGAGAATGGAG GTACGATTCCAGAAATTCTGTCTTGGAGTGGTCTATAGTTCTCATTGATAACTCAAACCGCAG TGGATCAATGGAGTTCGTTGTTCCTCCAGCCGATTCATCAGTATTTTTCCCCATCTCTGTTCGGTTTTCAGCAACTAGCACATTTAGCGAACTGAAG GTTGTGAACATTTTGCCTCTTAGGGGCGGTGCTCCTCCCAGATATGCTCAAAGGACACAGTTGATTACGGAAAATTACCAAGTTGTGTGA
- the LOC101204442 gene encoding L-type lectin-domain containing receptor kinase S.4 codes for MANFCFFSFLAIFFFTVPAASHNFFYAGFRDPTAATNLTLPDIAKIEENGLLTLTDDGGFQQGHVFYESPVRFRNSSNADPFSFSTNFVFAIVNEFPNLGGHGLAFTIAPSKNLHALPVQFLGLLNSTNHGDPSNHLFAVEFDTFKNAEFEDIDDNHIGIDLNSLISSASTTASYFINDGNTKQFINLKSGAPIQVWIDYDAPVNSLTVALSPFSTKPQKPILSFNVDLSPILFEFMYIGFSASTGQMSSSHYILGWSFSTDGPSQSLNIDSLPSVPGPKNTYSDLAIGISILIILIVIAGIFLTLYKIKKKIDIIEAWELEIGPHRYPYKQLELATKQFSNRELLGRGGFGKVYRGTLPNSKTRVAVKRISHESKQGLREFMSEITIIGRLRHRNLVQLLGWCRHGGNEDLLLVYEFMVNGSLDSYIFGKPKVILSWEQRFKIINGVASGLLYLHEGYEQVVIHRDVKASNVLLDDEMNGKLSDFGLAKLYEHGENPTTTRVVGTVGYLAPELHRTGKATTSSDVYAFGALVLEVACGRRPIGPREVPEEIVLVDWVWEKYKEKKLLEVMDEKLKGDFNEVEAVMILKLGLLCSKDSAAARPSMRLVMRCLDGEIGVPDEITGPRMVEGADEFVDSWSDNRDITSASLSTSSLSILDGRS; via the exons ATGGCCAActtctgtttcttttcttttttagccattttcttctttactgTCCCGGCCGCATCTCACAACTTCTTCTACGCCGGTTTTCGCGATCCCACCGCAGCCACCAACTTAACCCTACCGGATATCGCCAAAATCGAAGAGAACGGACTCTTAACGCTTACAGACGATGGCGGATTTCAACAGGGCCATGTGTTCTACGAATCCCCTGTTCGCTTTAGAAACTCTTCCAACGCCGatcctttttccttctctacCAATTTTGTTTTCGCCATTGTCAACGAATTCCCGAATCTCGGTGGCCATGGCCTCGCCTTCACCATTGCGCCCTCCAAAAACCTCCATGCGCTTCCGGTACAGTTTTTAGGCCTTCTCAATTCGACCAATCACGGAGACCCCTCGAACCATTTATTTGCCGTTGAGTTCGACACCTTCAAAAATGCAGAGTTTGAGGACATCGACGACAACCACATTGGAATTGATCTCAATAGTTTGATCTCCAGTGCCTCCACTACAGCCTCTTATTTCATTAACGACGGGAACACCAAGCAATTTATAAACCTAAAAAGTGGGGCACCAATTCAAGTTTGGATTGATTATGATGCCCCTGTAAATTCTCTCACGGTGGCTCTTTCTCCGTTTTCCACCAAACCTCAGAAGCCAATTCTGTCGTTTAATGTCGACCTCTCTCCAATTCTTTTCGAGTTCATGTACATTGGGTTCTCAGCCTCCACGGGCCAAATGTCAAGTTCTCATTATATTTTAGGTTGGAGTTTCAGTACGGATGGACCATCCCAGTCACTGAATATTGATTCTCTGCCTTCGGTTCCCGGGCCGAAGAATACATACTCTGATTTAGCGATTGGGATTTCAATTCTCATCATTTTGATTGTCATAGCAGGAATCTTTCTTACtctttacaaaataaaaaagaagatagaCATAATCGAAGCCTGGGAGCTTGAAATTGGTCCGCATCGGTACCCTTACAAACAACTGGAACTAGCAACCAAACAGTTTAGCAACAGAGAGCTACTAGGACGTGGCGGATTTGGAAAAGTTTACAGAGGAACATTGCCAAATTCAAAAACCCGCGTGGCTGTGAAGCGAATTTCCCACGAATCCAAGCAGGGCCTCCGTGAATTTATGTCGGAAATCACAATCATCGGTCGGCTTCGTCACCGGAACTTAGTTCAATTACTGGGATGGTGTCGTCATGGCGGAAATGAAGATCTGCTTCTTGTTTACGAGTTTATGGTAAATGGGAGTTTGGATAGTTACATATTCGGCAAaccaaaagtgattttgagtTGGGAACAAAGGTTTAAGATCATAAACGGCGTTGCTTCCGGCCTTCTATACTTGCACGAAGGATACGAACAG GTGGTCATTCATCGAGACGTGAAGGCCAGCAATGTTTTACTCGACGACGAAATGAACGGAAAACTAAGCGATTTCGGCCTCGCCAAACTCTATGAACACGGCGAGAATCCGACAACAACACGGGTCGTCGGAACTGTCGGCTACCTAGCGCCGGAGCTGCACAGAACCGGAAAAGCCACAACCAGCTCTGATGTTTACGCGTTCGGCGCACTTGTGCTTGAAGTGGCCTGCGGCCGCCGGCCAATCGGCCCGAGAGAGGTGCCGGAGGAGATAGTGCTGGTGGACTGGGTTTGGGAGAAAtacaaagagaagaaattattGGAAGTAATGGACGAGAAATTGAAGGGGGATTTCAATGAGGTCGAGGCAgtgatgattttgaaattgggGTTGCTGTGTTCGAAGGATTCGGCAGCGGCGCGGCCGAGTATGCGTCTTGTGATGCGGTGTTTGGACGGTGAGATTGGAGTTCCCGACGAGATTACGGGTCCGAGAATGGTGGAAGGAGCCGATGAATTTGTGGATTCGTGGAGTGATAACAGAGACATCACTTCTGCTTCTTTATCCACTTCGTCTCTTTCGATTCTCGACGGTAGAAGTTGA
- the LOC116402748 gene encoding L-type lectin-domain containing receptor kinase IV.2-like yields the protein MGSCKFLIAMASNFDRPLRRNGAYDARLHGREMNKNPMFFNLSIVVSLLLVSVVSSAASKGTDFIFHGFQSANLSLDAMAVVTSNGLLKLTNETRQKIGHGFYPNPVNFVDFSHGVSSFSTTFVFAIISEYPNLSGHGIAFVVAPTKTFPGAEPSQHLGIFNDNNNGNTNNHIFAVELDTIQNLELKDIDANHVGIDINGLISKKAETAGFYPSNNGEFRNLSLISGQPMQVWIEYDGINKEINVTLAPINIPKPKIPLLSYVWDLSSVIKNSSMFVGFSSSTGSVSTSHYILGWSFRLNGQAQSLDISRLPKLPQKKHRSKVLTIGLPLISGGIALLVILSIVHVIRRKRKFAELLEDWELDYGPHRFKYKDLYTATNGFKEKEILGSGGFGRVYKGALPKSKLEIAVKRVSHESRQGMKEFVAEIVSLGRLRHRNLVQLLGYCRRKGELLLVYDYMQNGSLDKYLFNETNPSLNWSQRFRIIKGVASGLLYLHEEWEQTVIHRDVKASNVLLDNELNGRLGDFGLARLYDHGTDPQTTHIVGTLGYLAPEHTRSGRPTTQMDVFAFGAFLLEVATGKRPIEIRGMMEDVILLDWVLLCWMRGAIVEAKDPKLGTEYVTEEMEMVLKLGLLCSQSNPMARPSMRQIVQYLEGDAVMPEMGSIETLGGGGGYEGFDDLGMSYNSFLDKAIAYSTSSLERGFAHSSDAQSLLSGGR from the coding sequence ATGGGTTCCTGCAAGTTTCTCATCGCTATGGCTTCTAATTTTGATCGCCCCTTACGAAGAAATGGTGCTTATGATGCTCGGTTACACGGAAGAGAGATGAACAAAAATCCCATGTTTTTCAATCTCTCAATTGTGGTGTCTCTGCTTCTAGTCTCAGTAGTCTCATCAGCTGCTTCTAAAGGTACTGATTTCATCTTCCATGGCTTCCAATCTGCAAATCTATCACTCGATGCTATGGCTGTTGTTACCTCAAATGGCCTCTTGAAACTGACCAACGAGACCAGGCAAAAAATTGGCCATGGGTTTTATCCTAATCCTGTAAATTTTGTCGATTTCTCTCATGGCGTTTCATCTTTCTCAACTACTTTTGTCTTTGCCATTATTTCTGAATACCCAAATCTAAGTGGCCATGGAATTGCCTTTGTGGTGGCTCCGACGAAAACTTTCCCCGGAGCTGAGCCAAGTCAGCATCTTGGCATTTTTAATGACAACAACAACGGTAACACAAACAACCATATTTTCGCTGTAGAACTCGATACAATTCAGAATCTAGAGTTGAAAGATATAGATGCGAATCATGTTGGTATAGATATAAATGGGTTGATTTCTAAGAAAGCTGAAACTGCTGGGTTTTATCCTTCCAACAATGGGGAATTCAGAAATTTGAGTCTTATAAGTGGCCAACCAATGCAAGTTTGGATCGAATATGATGGTATCAACAAAGAGATCAATGTCACTTTGGCACCAATTAACATACCCAAACCCAAAATTCCACTTTTATCTTACGTCTGGGACCTTTCGTCCGTCATAAAAAACTCTTCCATGTTCGTCGGGTTTTCATCCTCCACTGGCTCTGTTTCAACTTCTCATTATATTTTAGGTTGGAGTTTCAGATTAAACGGCCAAGCTCAAAGTCTTGACATTTCTCGTCTTCCAAAGCTGCCTCAGAAAAAACATAGATCCAAAGTTTTAACAATTGGGTTGCCTTTAATTTCTGGAGGGATTGCTTTATTGGTTATTTTATCCATTGTCCATGTTATCAGAAGGAAGAGGAAGTTCGCCGAGCTGCTCGAAGATTGGGAGCTTGATTATGGGCCTCATAGGTTCAAATACAAAGACTTATACACAGCTACAAAtggatttaaagaaaaagaaattctgGGTTCTGGAGGATTTGGACGAGTCTACAAAGGTGCAttaccaaaatcaaaacttgaaATAGCTGTAAAGAGGGTTTCTCATGAATCAAGACAAGGAATGAAAGAATTTGTAGCTGAGATAGTTAGTCTTGGGAGGCTTCGTCATAGAAACCTTGTACAACTTTTAGGCTACTGTAGACGAAAAGGAGAGCTGCTTTTAGTATATGATTATATGCAAAATGGAAGCTTGGACAAGTACCTGTTTAACGAAACAAATCCAAGTTTGAACTGGAGCCAGAGATTTCGAATCATAAAAGGAGTGGCTTCAGGGCTGCTTTACCTGCATGAAGAATGGGAGCAAACTGTTATTCACAGAGATGTAAAAGCCAGTAATGTCTTACTAGACAATGAGTTAAATGGAAGATTAGGAGATTTCGGTTTGGCAAGACTGTATGATCACGGAACAGACCCTCAAACAACTCATATTGTAGGAACACTCGGATATTTGGCTCCAGAGCACACGAGATCCGGCAGGCCGACGACTCAAATGGATGTGTTTGCTTTTGGGGCATTTCTGCTGGAAGTAGCAACAGGAAAGAGGCCAATAGAGATTCGAGGGATGATGGAAGATGTAATATTGCTGGATTGGGTATTGTTATGTTGGATGAGAGGAGCCATTGTTGAGGCCAAAGATCCAAAGTTGGGAACAGAGTATGTGACAGAGGAGATGGAAATGGTTCTGAAACTTGGATTGTTGTGTTCACAATCTAACCCAATGGCGAGGCCAAGCATGAGGCAAATTGTGCAGTACTTGGAAGGAGATGCTGTCATGCCAGAGATGGGTTCTATAGAAACGTtaggtggtggtggtggataTGAAGGTTTTGATGATCTTGGCATGTcgtataattcttttttggaTAAAGCTATTGCATATTCTACTTCTTCACTTGAAAGAGGTTTTGCCCATTCTTCTGATGCGCAGTCTCTCCTGTCAGGTGGCCGTTGA
- the LOC101209600 gene encoding light-harvesting complex-like protein OHP1, chloroplastic: MASSSVILSSLPPARALTCNHQDSRHCLFQIGYSVRANSSRARTSFRIQAAAKPPAGVELPKVEPKFQAPFLGFTKTAEIWNSRACMIGLIGIFVVELILNKGILQVIGVDVGKGLDLPL, encoded by the exons ATGGCGTCCTCCTCTGTGATTTTATCTTCTCTTCCTCCGGCCAGAGCTCTGACTTGTAACCATCAAGACAGTCGCCACTGTCTCTTTCAAATTGGGTATTCCGTCCGTGCCAATAGCAGCAGGGCTCGTACCTCTTTCAGGATTCAGGCCGCCGCAAAGCCTCCGGCTGGA GTTGAATTGCCAAAAGTAGAGCCGAAATTTCAAGCCCCGTTTCTTGGATTCACTAAAACTGCTGAAATCTGGAATTCTAGAGCCTGCATGATAGGCCTTATTGGGATTTTCGTAGTGGAGCTG ATATTGAACAAGGGTATACTTCAGGTGATTGGAGTTGATGTTGGGAAAGGCCTGGATCTTCCTCTTTGA